Proteins from one Streptomyces sp. NBC_00289 genomic window:
- a CDS encoding succinate dehydrogenase hydrophobic membrane anchor subunit: MSTTEKSASGIGPVEGESLYGVDNPAPLIEAPRKRTKKSPKSTRGNFEMAAWLFMRLSGIVLVVLVIGHLLIQLVLDGGVSKIGFAFVAGRWASPFWQVWDLLMLWLAMLHGANGLRTIINDYAERANTRLWLKGLLYTATVFTILLGTLVIFTFDPNIR, translated from the coding sequence ATGTCCACCACTGAGAAGTCCGCCTCCGGCATCGGCCCCGTCGAGGGCGAGTCCCTCTACGGCGTCGACAACCCGGCACCCCTCATCGAAGCCCCGCGCAAGCGCACCAAGAAGTCCCCCAAGTCCACCCGGGGCAACTTCGAGATGGCCGCCTGGCTGTTCATGCGCCTGTCCGGCATCGTGCTGGTCGTCCTGGTCATCGGCCACCTGCTGATCCAGCTCGTCCTGGACGGCGGCGTCTCCAAGATCGGCTTCGCCTTCGTGGCCGGCCGCTGGGCCTCGCCGTTCTGGCAGGTCTGGGACCTGCTCATGCTGTGGCTCGCGATGCTGCACGGTGCCAACGGCCTGCGTACGATCATCAATGACTACGCGGAGCGCGCGAACACCCGGCTGTGGCTGAAGGGCCTGCTCTACACCGCCACGGTGTTCACCATCCTGCTGGGCACGCTGGTGATCTTCACCTTCGACCCGAACATCCGCTAG